Proteins encoded by one window of Rickettsiales bacterium:
- the rpsG gene encoding 30S ribosomal protein S7 codes for MSRRHRAVKREVLPDAKYGDLVLTKFMNGIMLAGKKSTAERIVYGAFELIEAANEDPIKTFHDAIENVKPTVEVRSRRVGGATYQVPQEVREDRRVALAIRWLVADMRSRRDKEAIKKLQMALLDAANNRGGAIKKREDTHKMAEANRAFAHFRW; via the coding sequence ATGTCTAGACGTCACAGAGCTGTAAAGCGCGAAGTATTACCTGATGCAAAGTATGGTGATCTTGTCCTAACGAAATTCATGAACGGCATTATGCTTGCGGGCAAAAAGTCGACTGCGGAACGTATCGTTTATGGTGCATTTGAGTTGATTGAAGCTGCTAACGAAGATCCGATCAAGACTTTCCATGATGCAATTGAAAACGTTAAGCCGACGGTTGAGGTTCGCTCTCGCCGTGTCGGTGGTGCAACTTACCAGGTGCCTCAGGAAGTTCGCGAAGATCGTCGTGTTGCGCTTGCGATTCGTTGGTTGGTCGCTGATATGCGTTCACGTCGCGATAAAGAAGCAATCAAGAAGCTGCAAATGGCGCTTCTAGATGCTGCGAATAATCGTGGTGGCGCTATTAAGAAGCGTGAAGATACTCATAAAATGGCTGAAGCGAACCGCGCGTTTGCTCACTTCCGCTGGTAG
- the rpsL gene encoding 30S ribosomal protein S12 translates to MPTINQLVRKGRKVPVKRNKVPALQANPQKRGVCTRVYTTTPKKPNSALRKVARVRLTNGFEVTSYIGGEGHNLQEHSVIMIRGGRVKDLPGVRYHTIRGVLDTQGVKDRKQRRSHYGAKKPK, encoded by the coding sequence ATGCCGACGATCAACCAACTGGTGCGCAAAGGTCGTAAAGTTCCCGTAAAACGGAATAAAGTCCCTGCGCTACAAGCGAATCCCCAAAAACGCGGTGTTTGCACACGTGTTTATACAACCACTCCTAAGAAGCCTAACTCGGCTCTACGTAAAGTAGCCCGTGTTCGCTTGACGAATGGTTTTGAAGTAACCAGCTATATTGGTGGCGAAGGCCACAATCTCCAGGAGCACAGCGTGATCATGATCCGTGGTGGTCGTGTGAAAGATTTACCGGGTGTGCGTTATCACACAATCCGTGGTGTCTTGGATACACAAGGCGTAAAAGATCGTAAACAACGTCGTTCGCATTACGGTGCGAAGAAACCTAAATAG